A stretch of the Nitrospiria bacterium genome encodes the following:
- the tuf gene encoding elongation factor Tu (EF-Tu; promotes GTP-dependent binding of aminoacyl-tRNA to the A-site of ribosomes during protein biosynthesis; when the tRNA anticodon matches the mRNA codon, GTP hydrolysis results; the inactive EF-Tu-GDP leaves the ribosome and release of GDP is promoted by elongation factor Ts; many prokaryotes have two copies of the gene encoding EF-Tu): protein VMPGDNVRMDVELITPIAMEKELRFAIREGGRTVGAGVISEVIA from the coding sequence GGTGATGCCGGGGGACAATGTGCGGATGGACGTGGAGTTGATCACGCCGATCGCGATGGAGAAGGAGTTGCGGTTTGCGATCCGGGAAGGCGGCCGCACGGTCGGTGCGGGGGTCATCAGTGAAGTCATCGCGTAA